The proteins below come from a single uncultured delta proteobacterium genomic window:
- a CDS encoding Amidohydrolase yields MQSFSENTSLTAVRAKTILPLAGETVARGLDALARPLARIDDGVVLVRDGVILAVEPYTTYTRRPDALPDAAIHDLGDVILAPGLVNCHTHLEISHMAGKTTLGNGFAAWVASLVALDRNTPGSAATDLDAAAASLAGYGAACVGDISSRMPRTVLETLRKHGLESRVFHEIIGHGKTAFADAASAAEEDAAFSLAGHAFYTTPGKAMAEAKAWCAAHARPFSLHLAEHEDEVQCLRDGSGALHDLLRERVLPASWRAPGKRPVQYAASLGLLSPGTMAVHCVQCDENDTATLAAGGAAVCLCPRSNKAINVGEAPARAFAAAGIPLCLGTDSLASNADLDVWNEAEFFLKKNIFPAKALLRMATVNGAAALGMAGRAGRLEKGLRFWYRTFPSEMIALFA; encoded by the coding sequence ATGCAATCTTTTTCTGAAAACACGTCACTGACCGCCGTCAGGGCCAAAACCATCCTCCCTCTGGCCGGGGAAACCGTTGCCAGGGGCTTGGACGCCCTGGCGCGCCCCCTCGCCCGCATTGACGACGGCGTGGTCCTGGTCCGTGACGGCGTTATCCTGGCCGTGGAGCCGTACACAACGTATACCCGCAGACCGGACGCCCTGCCCGACGCCGCCATCCATGACCTTGGCGATGTCATTCTCGCCCCCGGCCTCGTGAACTGCCACACGCACCTGGAAATCTCCCACATGGCCGGGAAAACCACACTGGGTAACGGCTTTGCCGCGTGGGTCGCCAGCCTGGTGGCTCTGGACAGAAACACTCCGGGGAGCGCCGCGACGGATCTGGATGCGGCGGCCGCGTCCCTGGCCGGTTACGGCGCCGCCTGCGTGGGGGATATATCCAGCCGCATGCCGCGTACGGTATTGGAGACGCTCCGGAAGCACGGCCTTGAATCCAGAGTTTTTCACGAAATAATCGGGCACGGGAAAACCGCCTTCGCCGACGCGGCATCCGCAGCCGAAGAGGACGCGGCCTTTTCTCTGGCGGGGCACGCCTTTTACACCACGCCAGGCAAAGCCATGGCCGAGGCAAAGGCCTGGTGCGCGGCGCATGCCCGCCCCTTTTCCCTACACCTGGCGGAACATGAGGACGAAGTACAGTGCCTGCGGGACGGCAGCGGCGCGTTGCACGACCTTTTGCGGGAGCGGGTTTTGCCCGCCTCCTGGCGTGCGCCGGGGAAAAGGCCGGTGCAGTATGCCGCCTCCCTCGGTTTGCTCTCCCCCGGCACCATGGCCGTGCATTGCGTGCAATGCGACGAAAACGACACGGCAACGCTCGCGGCGGGCGGCGCCGCCGTTTGCCTGTGCCCCCGCAGCAACAAGGCCATCAACGTGGGGGAAGCGCCCGCGCGGGCCTTCGCGGCGGCGGGCATTCCGCTTTGCCTGGGCACGGACAGCCTTGCCTCCAACGCGGATCTGGACGTCTGGAACGAGGCGGAATTTTTTTTGAAAAAAAATATCTTCCCCGCAAAGGCTCTTCTCCGTATGGCGACCGTCAACGGAGCGGCAGCTCTCGGCATGGCCGGGCGGGCCGGGAGGCTGGAAAAAGGCCTGCGATTCTGGTATAGAACATTTCCGAGCGAGATGATTGCCCTTTTTGCCTGA
- the pyrB gene encoding Aspartate carbamoyltransferase: MDNSFTWPHKDLIDVTQLTVAETTYLLDLAEQFHEVNTRPVKKVPTLRGKGVVLFFAEDSTRTKTSFDMAGKRLSADTFSLGKSGSSMNKGESLKDTALTLEAMNPDVIVIRHRSSGAAQFLADRLKCAIINAGDGWHAHPTQALLDLFSLRRYWKGELKGKSLLIMGDVGHSRVARSNVHLLTKMGVNVRLWAPRTLLPAGVSRWPATVYSNLNDALTDVDGVMCLRLQRERMAAGLMPDISEYSSIFCLTRAMMERAKPGAPVMHPGPINRGTDIAADLADSVESLILDQVNAGVAIRMAVLLALCTRTGLSEE, from the coding sequence ATGGACAATAGTTTTACCTGGCCGCACAAGGACCTTATCGACGTCACCCAATTAACGGTCGCGGAGACCACGTACCTGCTTGATCTGGCGGAACAGTTCCACGAAGTGAACACCCGCCCGGTGAAAAAGGTGCCCACGCTGCGGGGCAAGGGCGTTGTGCTGTTCTTCGCCGAGGACAGCACCCGGACGAAAACCTCCTTTGACATGGCCGGAAAGCGCCTTTCGGCGGACACCTTCTCCCTCGGCAAATCCGGCAGCAGCATGAACAAGGGCGAAAGCCTGAAAGACACCGCCCTGACCCTTGAAGCCATGAACCCCGACGTCATCGTCATCCGCCACCGCTCCAGCGGCGCGGCGCAGTTCCTGGCCGACCGCCTCAAATGCGCTATCATTAACGCCGGCGACGGCTGGCACGCCCACCCGACCCAGGCGCTCCTCGACCTGTTCTCCCTGCGCCGGTACTGGAAGGGCGAACTGAAAGGCAAAAGCCTTCTTATCATGGGCGATGTCGGCCACAGCCGCGTGGCCCGCTCCAACGTGCACCTCTTGACGAAGATGGGCGTCAACGTCCGCCTCTGGGCGCCGCGCACCCTGCTGCCCGCGGGCGTCTCCCGCTGGCCCGCGACGGTCTATTCCAACCTCAATGACGCCCTGACGGACGTTGACGGCGTCATGTGCCTCCGCCTCCAGCGCGAGCGCATGGCCGCCGGGCTCATGCCGGATATTTCCGAATATTCCTCCATCTTCTGCCTGACCCGCGCCATGATGGAACGCGCCAAACCCGGCGCGCCCGTCATGCACCCCGGCCCCATCAACCGGGGCACGGATATCGCGGCGGATCTCGCCGACTCGGTGGAAAGCCTCATCCTCGACCAGGTCAACGCGGGCGTGGCCATCCGCATGGCGGTCCTGCTCGCGCTGTGCACGCGCACCGGCCTTTCCGAGGAATAG
- the queC gene encoding 7-cyano-7-deazaguanine synthase: protein MTRAFISFSGGIDSTTLLAHMLAEGYQVTPVFFAYGSKHGAAEEAAARNVCRHYGVTCPVVDLTGIFDLACSDSALMARMPDREIPSGDQGYREPGSLDATVVPGRNTLFASVLLAFAEAEALRTGQQAVIAMGIHAGDHTLYPDCREPFFTALGNAFDLGTEKRVKTVAPFVRMDKSAIVKRGLELGAPYHLSWSCYKGGTKACGVCGTCRERLKAFADAGIADPIEYEAR, encoded by the coding sequence ATGACAAGAGCATTCATTTCATTTTCCGGCGGTATCGACTCGACCACCCTTCTCGCGCATATGCTGGCGGAAGGCTATCAGGTCACCCCGGTTTTTTTCGCCTACGGCAGCAAGCACGGGGCAGCCGAGGAAGCCGCCGCCCGCAACGTTTGCCGCCACTACGGCGTCACATGCCCGGTTGTCGACCTGACCGGCATCTTTGACCTTGCCTGCTCCGACTCCGCTCTCATGGCCAGGATGCCGGACCGGGAGATACCCTCCGGCGACCAGGGGTATCGGGAGCCCGGCAGCCTTGATGCGACGGTCGTCCCCGGGCGGAACACCCTCTTCGCCTCGGTCCTTCTGGCCTTCGCCGAAGCGGAAGCCTTACGCACGGGGCAACAGGCGGTGATCGCAATGGGAATCCACGCGGGCGACCACACCCTGTACCCGGACTGCCGCGAGCCCTTTTTCACCGCCCTCGGCAACGCCTTTGACCTGGGCACCGAAAAACGGGTCAAGACCGTCGCCCCCTTCGTCCGCATGGACAAAAGCGCTATCGTCAAACGCGGCCTTGAACTTGGCGCTCCCTATCACTTGTCGTGGTCATGCTACAAGGGCGGCACAAAAGCCTGCGGCGTCTGCGGCACCTGCCGGGAACGCCTCAAAGCCTTTGCCGACGCCGGAATCGCGGACCCGATCGAGTATGAAGCGCGATGA
- the pyrC gene encoding Dihydroorotase produces the protein MSDNTSFLLTNAAYLGAATDVLVTGGRIASVGKAGSVTASPGTATIDAGGTILFPGFIDAHTHMRDPGYEWKENIASGLAAAANGGFSAIMCMANTMPVNDNASITRLILEKAAKAHPNGPRLYPIGALTVGLEGNELAPMAELAEAGCVAFSNDGRPITNTEIFRRGMEYASMWNRVVIDHCEDPFMAKGSHMNEGYTSGLIGVKGQPSIAEALHVARDILLAEYLDLPVHLAHISCRQSVELIIWAKNKGLKVTAETCPHYLHFTDDLLMGYNTAAKVNPPLRTPDDVAYLRKALADGVFDMLVTDHAPHAPHEKEEPLDEAPQGIMGLETALPLTYALVRDNVISEKQLVSLWSAGPARVFNLPANGMKTGDAADFALYDPDAEWVVGETTVKTKGRNTPLWGKTMRGKVTANWIGGVKVV, from the coding sequence ATGTCAGACAATACATCGTTTCTTCTCACCAACGCCGCGTACCTCGGCGCCGCCACGGACGTACTGGTCACGGGCGGCCGCATCGCGTCCGTGGGCAAGGCCGGGAGCGTCACCGCGTCTCCCGGCACCGCTACAATCGACGCGGGCGGCACAATTCTCTTCCCCGGTTTCATCGACGCGCACACCCACATGCGCGACCCCGGCTACGAATGGAAGGAGAATATCGCCTCCGGCCTCGCGGCGGCGGCGAACGGCGGATTTTCCGCCATCATGTGCATGGCCAACACCATGCCGGTCAACGACAACGCCTCCATCACCCGCCTCATCCTTGAAAAGGCGGCAAAGGCCCATCCCAACGGGCCGAGGCTCTACCCCATCGGCGCCCTGACCGTCGGCCTTGAAGGAAATGAACTCGCCCCCATGGCGGAACTCGCCGAAGCCGGGTGCGTGGCCTTTTCCAACGACGGCAGGCCCATCACCAACACGGAGATTTTCCGGCGCGGCATGGAGTACGCCTCCATGTGGAACAGGGTGGTCATCGACCATTGCGAGGACCCCTTCATGGCCAAGGGCAGCCATATGAACGAAGGCTACACCAGCGGCCTCATCGGCGTGAAGGGCCAGCCTTCAATCGCCGAAGCGCTGCACGTTGCCCGGGACATCCTGCTGGCCGAGTACCTCGACCTGCCCGTCCATCTCGCGCACATCAGCTGCCGCCAGTCCGTGGAACTCATCATCTGGGCCAAGAACAAGGGCCTCAAGGTCACGGCCGAAACCTGCCCGCATTACCTGCATTTCACCGACGACCTGCTCATGGGCTACAACACCGCCGCCAAGGTCAACCCCCCGCTCCGTACGCCCGACGACGTGGCATATTTACGCAAAGCCCTGGCGGACGGCGTGTTCGACATGCTCGTCACCGACCACGCGCCCCACGCGCCGCACGAAAAGGAAGAACCGCTGGATGAGGCCCCCCAGGGCATCATGGGGCTGGAAACCGCCCTACCCCTCACCTACGCCCTGGTCCGCGACAACGTCATCAGCGAAAAACAGCTCGTCAGCCTGTGGAGCGCGGGACCGGCCAGAGTCTTCAACCTGCCCGCCAACGGCATGAAAACCGGCGACGCGGCCGATTTCGCCCTCTACGATCCGGATGCCGAATGGGTTGTGGGTGAAACCACGGTCAAAACCAAAGGCCGCAACACCCCGCTCTGGGGCAAGACCATGCGCGGCAAAGTCACGGCCAACTGGATCGGCGGCGTGAAAGTGGTGTAA